A single region of the Podospora pseudopauciseta strain CBS 411.78 chromosome 1, whole genome shotgun sequence genome encodes:
- the SRB4 gene encoding RNA polymerase II mediator complex subunit (COG:K; EggNog:ENOG503NZMX) — MDDRPFNLQPPAAKPRGPQNIAEFWARARSQPGGIQVMVAARRAKAAAAEQKDGQNDVEMTDSNEAEEPAETEAEESTETPDINAVRAQLLQQTQAALATSNWALDFLSLLISREMPTQATSTLSQETRATVGLGTLGATMLAAPTALAQSRETEMRMTAIGQRYLALDNCISMAKPAQSRLEHQIEAEEKYWAEVSTVKEAGFRVARMAQEPQTMCVSFGFLNAAPEFKNSGIAPLRRADDGSVKLELGRRGGGSRRIRVRILENDKVVGQSSLPDPLPENATLVDRVKDARNTIFAQELWHEINREARTLGGRNVRMSRSSVTYAMSPTSTMSVELASLEEENAKDTAGSPRPKDDVAETLSLALALQLSHAHKINERRREDRNAVQTSAPVYSLLGPIVSWFEHERNIAQFIQHLLAYSKALRSAGLPASVLVREPPVRTPPGAGTAADSENIGPVLYSPPAVEFDVDITPQSRLRVMVKPPQSDGPRFAVWTLPPPPSSQPGSGNPLQSVFPPSPDEYFDANDAVWYINGAVPRALTAHSMLVLEGLKGNSSSGEEGLARWATRSDEKGLVDETGGFGIGFEFTFSEGGPELKMTGAFAEGGEKVSRQWVWGLGSPAGEALEDVVRQVLSSCLDT, encoded by the coding sequence ATGGACGACCGACCCTTTAACCTGCAACCGCCAGCGGCGAAGCCAAGGGGCCCTCAAAATATCGCTGAATTCTGGGCCCGGGCACGCTCACAACCTGGCGGCATCCAAGTCATGGTAGCAGCTCGAAGAGCCAAAGCCGCCGCTGCTGAACAGAAAGATGGCCAGAATGATGTTGAAATGACCGATTCCAATGAGGCCGAGGAACCTGCCGAGACCGAGGCTGAGGAGTCGACCGAAACCCCGGATATTAACGCCGTACGGGCTCAACTCCTTCAACAAACCCAAGCTGCCCTGGCAACATCAAACTGGGCCCTCGACTTCCTTTCCCTGCTAATCTCCAGGGAGATGCCGACTCAAGCTACCAGCACACTCAGCCAAGAAACACGCGCGACTGTTGGTCTCGGTACCCTAGGCGCCACCATGCTCGCAGCGCCCACCGCCCTTGCCCAGTCAAGAGAGACGGAGATGAGAATGACAGCTATAGGCCAACGATACCTGGCGTTGGACAACTGTATTAGCATGGCGAAGCCCGCACAGTCAAGATTAGAACACCAgatcgaggccgaggagaagtaCTGGGCCGAGGTGTCCACAGTCAAGGAAGCCGGCTTCAGAGTTGCTCGCATGGCTCAGGAACCACAAACCATGTGTGTCAGCTTTGGCTTCTTGAACGCCGCCCCAGAGTTCAAGAACAGCGGGATTGCACCGCTGAGAAGAGCCGACGATGGGTCCGTCAAGTTGGAGCTCGGAAGAAGGGGCGGTGGATCTCGGCGCATACGCGTTAGGATTCTCGAGAACGACAAGGTTGTCGGACAATCGTCGTTGCCGGATCCGTTGCCAGAAAACGCAACACTTGTCGACCGTGTCAAGGATGCACGCAATACCATTTTTGCTCAAGAGCTGTGGCATGAGATCAACAGAGAAGCGAGAACGCTCGGCGGCCGCAATGTGCGGATGTCCAGATCTTCTGTCACGTACGCCATGAGTCCAACCTCGACCATGTCGGTCGAGCTTGCCTcgttggaggaagagaatGCAAAGGACACAGCAGGCTCACCAAGACCAAAAGACGATGTCGCCGAAACGTTGAGCCTAGCCTTGGCCCTACAGCTTTCCCACGCCCACAAAATCAATGAAAGGAGGCGGGAGGACAGGAACGCCGTCCAAACCTCGGCTCCGGTGtactccctcctcggccctATCGTCTCGTGGTTCGAACACGAGAGGAACATCGCCCAATTCATCCAGCATCTCCTCGCCTATTCAAAGGCTCTACGCTCCGCCGGCCTGCCCGCTTCAGTTCTCGTGAGGGAACCGCCGGTCCGCACACCACCCGGCGCGGGCACGGCAGCTGACTCGGAAAATATCGGCCCGGTATTGTACAGCCCTCCAGCGGTGGAGTTTGACGTGGACATCACGCCTCAGTCTCGACTGAGGGTGATGGTCAAACCTCCCCAGTCTGACGGCCCTCGTTTCGCTGTTTGGACGttaccgccaccgccatcgtCGCAGCCGGGGAGTGGGAATCCGCTGCAGAGCGTGTTTCCGCCCAGTCCGGACGAGTACTTCGATGCTAATGACGCGGTGTGGTATATCAACGGGGCTGTCCCGAGGGCGTTGACGGCGCATTCCatgttggtgctggaggggttgaaaGGGAACTCCTcttcgggggaggagggtctCGCGAGGTGGGCTACGAGGTCggatgagaaggggttggtggatgagaCGGGGGGTTTTGGGATCGGGTTTGAGTTTACCTTTAGTGAGGGTGGTCCTGAGTTGAAGATGACTGGGGCTTTtgcggaagggggggagaaggtcaGCAGGCAGtgggtttggggtttggggagtcCGGCGGGTGAGGCTCTGGAGGATGTGGTCAGGCAGGTGCTCTCTAGCTGTCTTGATACTTAG
- a CDS encoding hypothetical protein (COG:S; EggNog:ENOG503P4CW), with protein sequence MSGYRVERATTGRAGCKDPVCKKENIKIEKGQLRFGVWVTIMEHGSWAWRHWGCVSGETISNLQEYLSKDKNGEYNWDMLDGWEELEEYPDLRQKVQRVLNQGHIDAEDFNGDPEFNVPGQKGIRLRQPRKKKNAEEEEGNGAEAAETPAKKRAAKRGRKKADEDEAEAEAETEAPVAKKAKRGGKKAAAAAVEDEDQVLADAEPAEEQEKPKKKAARGKKAVAAVKEEDEEEAAQPKRRGAARGKKAAPVYKEEEEEEEEEEEEEDEDEIVEKPKRVAPAKRGAKGKQAKEPEPQVEPESEATPEEDEEEVVEKPKRAAPAKRGARGKKAKDAEPEPEVEADAEVDAAPEEAEEEAEVEEKVSPKKRGGRKPKAKAADANGEAAPAPKKRGRKAAA encoded by the exons ATGTCTGGTTATCGTGTTG AGAGGGCCACTACCGGCCGTGCCGGGTGCAAAGACCCCGTCTGCAAGAAGGAAAACATCAAGATTGAAAAGGGCCAGCTCCGGTTTGGAGTCTGGGTGACCATCATGGAGCATGGGAGCTGGGCCTGGCGTCATTG GGGCTGCGTCTCTGGTGAGACCATCTCCAACTTGCAGGAGTATCTCAGCAAGGACAAGAACGGTGAATACAACTGGGATATGCTTGATGGctgggaggagttgga GGAGTACCCTGATTTGAGACAGAAGGTTCAGAGGGTTCTTAACCAGGGACATATCGATGCTGAGGATTTCAATGGCGACCCCGAATTCAACGTTCCTGGACAGAAGGGAATTCGCCTGCGTCAGCcccggaagaagaagaacgctgaggaagag GAGGGCAATGGAGCTGAGGCTGCAGAGACTCCTGCCAAGAAGCGTGCTGCTAAGCGTGGCCGCAAGAAGGCTGATGAAGACGAAGCTGAGGCTGAAGCCGAGACCGAGGCTCCTGTTGCGAAGAAGGCTAAACGTGGTggcaagaaggctgctgctgctgctgttgaggacGAGGATCAAGTTTTGGCTGATGCTGAGCCGGCTGAGGAGCAAGAGaaacccaagaagaaggctgctcGTGGCAAgaaggctgttgctgctgttaaggaagaggacgaagaggaagctGCGCAGCCCAAGAGAAGAGGTGCTGCTCGTGGCAAGAAGGCGGCGCCTGTTtacaaggaggaggaggaggaggaggaggaggaggaggaggaggaagacgaggatgaaaTTGTTGAGAAGCCCAAGCGTGTTGCCCCTGCCAAACGTGGAGCTAAGGGGAAACAGGCGAAGGAGCCTGAGCCGCAAGTTGAGCCAGAGTCCGAGGCGACacccgaggaggacgaggaggaggttgtcgagaAGCCGAAGCGTGCTGCTCCTGCCAAGCGTGGAGCTCGGGGCAAGAAGGCGAAGGATGCCGAGCCTGAGCCTGAGGTTGAGGCCGATGCGGAGGTTGATGCTGCGccggaggaggccgaggaggaggccgaggttgaggagaaggTCTCTCCCAAGAAGCGAGGAGGCCGGAAgcccaaggccaaggctgccgaTGCCAATGGTGAAGCTGCTCCTGCCCCAAAGAAGCGTGGTAGAAAGGc GGCTGCCTAA
- a CDS encoding hypothetical protein (COG:S; EggNog:ENOG503P0KH), whose translation MSSRSRVEFDEREYVRDAPPPRRAPVREYDDYRDPARVPAFMLREERPNQAGQLVLRAREVETMERQRPRSPSPEIRMRERIVQRARSVSPGPRRVEEDIRIRQVERTREPSRAPSERIRYVERPRSPSPSIHERIRITDRREERRSPSPAPPPPPPQPQVIKGPTIEREVITHYRDIDHGMVVARPPSPPQRHEHRDTEIDIYTNRKGTTEVDIHKHTHSHSRGRSVERPSRPVVHAYEDDLVVSTNKHLHVDIERRRSISRGRRAHSAAPPVIDYDDEAYEIKSRIDARGKMGEAWNGITKDWTIVDVPPGTERVRMDGAGGASAEVTWQKYSGVRRAKFIPDRDEKSVVSETSTTISDARDRNRDRDIERERRLSVQIIDKDRRDRDDYEKITDRRLTISKSRTNSPAPPPPQQRRSETWTEITKDLVCREAIQEMGYEYEETEYFYYIIDFLAHEEVVRLVNLSDRIRQSRKDRAREIQYEREWRDEWEHRHHHHHSHSHSSSRHRLDDERVVEREIIYDSHRHPGGRQYRY comes from the exons ATGTCCAGCAGAAGCCGTGTCGAGTTCGACGAGCGCGAGTACGTTCGGGacgcacctcctcctcgtcgtgCCCCCGTCCGTGAATATGACGACTACCGTGACCCCGCAAGGGTCCCCGCTTTCATGttgcgggaggagaggccAAATCAAGCCGGCCAGTTGGTGCTCAGGGCAAGAGAGGTCGAGACCATGGAGCGCCAGAGGCCGAGATCTCCCAGCCCGGAGATTCGGATGAGGGAGCGCATTGTTCAGCGGGCCAGAAGCGTCAGCCCAGGCCCAAGGCGAGTAGAGGAGGATATCCGGATCCGCCAGGTCGAAAGGACACGCGAGCCCAGCCGGGCCCCTTCGGAGAGAATTCGCTATGTTGAGAGGCCCCGTTCCCCATCGCCTTCGATCCACGAGCGCATCCGCATCACAGATCGGAGAGAAGAGCGCCGGAGCCCAAGCCCggctcctccgccgccgccgccgcaaccCCAGGTCATCAAGGGCCCAACTATCGAGAGAGAGGTTATCACACATTACCGCGATATTGACCATG GCATGGTTGTAGCCCGCCCGCCGTCGCCTCCTCAGCGTCACGAGCACCGTGATACTGAGATAGACATTTATACTAATCGCAAGGGTACCACCGAGGTGGACATTCACAAGCACACCCACTCACACAGCCGCGGCCGGTCTGTAGAGCGGCCCTCCCGTCCCGTTGTCCACGCCTACGAGGACGACCTGGTGGTCTCCACGAACAAGCACCTCCATGTGGACATTGAGCGTCGCCGGAGCATCTCCCGTGGCCGTCGCGCTCACTCGGCCGCACCCCCTGTTATCGACTACGACGACGAAGCTTACGAGATCAAGTCCCGGATCGATGCGCGCGGCAAGATGGGCGAGGCCTGGAACGGCATCACCAAGGATTGGACCATCGTCGATGTGCCTCCCGGAACCGAGCGTGTGCGCATGGATGGTGCCGGTGGCGCCTCTGCTGAGGTGACATGGCAAAAGTACAGCGGTGTTCGGCGGGCCAAGTTCATCCCTGACCGTGACGAGAAGAGCGTTGTTTCGGAGACCTCCACCACTATCTCGGACGCCCGTGACCGCAACCGTGACCGCGACATTGAGCGGGAGAGGCGATTGAGTGTGCAGATCATTGACAAGGACCGCCGGGATCGTGACGATTATGAGAAGATTACCGATCGCCGTCTCACCATTTCCAAGTCGAGGACGAACTCTCCTgcgccgcctcccccccagcagcGTCGCAGTGAGACCTGGACTGAGATCACCAAGGACTTGGTCTGCCGTGAGGCTATTCAGGAGATGGGCTATGAGTATGAGGAGACTGAGTACTTTTACTACATTATCGACTTTTTGGCTCAC gaggaggttgtccgTCTTGTGAACCTCTCGGACCGCATCCGCCAATCCCGCAAGGACCGCGCCAGAGAGATCCAGTACGAGCGCGAGTGGCGCGATGAGTGGGagcaccgtcaccaccaccaccacagccacagccacagcagcagcagacacCGTCTGGATGACGAGCGCGTGGTCGAGCGTGAGATCATCTACGACAGCCACCGTCACCCAGGCGGTCGCCAATATCGTTACTAA